One genomic region from Arcobacter sp. LA11 encodes:
- the nirD gene encoding nitrite reductase small subunit NirD, producing the protein MATWIKVIEAENIPAMGSRKVVIGEEEIALFKNRDGSIFAINNICPHKQGKLSEGLVHESVVTCPLHNWDIDLATGEALGNDSGCTNVYESKVDGGFLYLNL; encoded by the coding sequence ATGGCAACTTGGATTAAAGTAATAGAAGCAGAAAATATCCCAGCTATGGGTTCAAGAAAAGTGGTTATAGGGGAAGAAGAAATCGCTTTATTTAAAAATAGAGATGGTTCTATTTTTGCAATCAACAATATCTGTCCACATAAGCAAGGAAAATTAAGTGAAGGTCTAGTTCATGAATCAGTGGTTACTTGTCCATTACACAACTGGGATATAGATTTAGCTACGGGTGAAGCACTTGGAAATGATAGTGGTTGTACTAATGTTTACGAAAGTAAAGTAGATGGCGGTTTTTTATATCTTAATCTATAA
- the nirB gene encoding nitrite reductase large subunit NirB, with amino-acid sequence MKEKLVIIGNGMSGLRTVEDLLDITKEKYDITVFGEEPYVNYNRIMLSYILSQEKTFEDTIINHQSWYDEHNITLYKGDKVTSINKESKTIKSESGKETSYDKLLIATGSKPFVPKTTGSDLKNVIAFRTKHDVDTIIDTIDKEKTAVVVGGGLLGLEAAYGIAMHGIKTILVHRSGSILSQQLDTTGGKLLQKNLESYGIEFKLNTTIEEITGKNTVESVSFTDGETVSSNIVVFATGIIPNTTLAKEAGLETKKGIAVDDFMKTSDDSIFAIGECVEHKGNTYGLVAPLYEQAKVLAKKLADKDIDGYSGSTLSTRLKISGVDLFSAGDYLGDETTEELILLDEKVGVYKKLVIYDNKIIGIVLYGDTVDASWYLKLLKEHTDISDLRTKILFGKSALSGDAGHGGDDVNAMSDDEEVCGCNGVCKGDIVSAIKDKDLKTLGDVKSCTKAGASCGSCLGLVEQILVNTLGDEYNDTVEGICDCCDVGHQEIKDTINSNDFNNVYEVFRKLDWKTEDGCVKCRPAINYYLLVKYNDDKYQNDKRSALVNDRVFANIQKDGTYSVVPRIWGGLTTAQELKDMADIAVKYNVPTVKFTGGQRLDMFGVTKEQLEPMWKDLNDAGFVSGQAYAKGLRTVKTCVGNTYCRFGTQDSMGMGVLLEKLTWGSWTPHKYKIAVSGCPRNCAEATIKDFGVIGVDSGWEIHIAGNGGIKVRVTDFLCKVETDEELFEYTKAYMQFYREDAYYLERTAHWIERVGLEYIKEVMFDDEKRKMYAASFDESQKSAQVDPWAKAIEDGYTKEFNPIVIDTENLPNYVAKETV; translated from the coding sequence GTGAAAGAAAAATTAGTAATAATTGGAAATGGAATGAGTGGTCTTCGTACAGTTGAAGATTTATTAGATATTACAAAAGAGAAATATGATATTACAGTTTTTGGTGAAGAACCTTATGTAAACTACAATAGAATTATGCTTTCATATATACTATCACAAGAAAAAACTTTTGAAGATACTATTATTAATCACCAATCATGGTACGATGAACATAATATCACTTTATACAAAGGTGACAAAGTTACTTCTATAAATAAAGAATCAAAAACAATCAAAAGTGAAAGTGGAAAAGAAACCTCATATGACAAACTTTTAATAGCTACTGGGTCAAAGCCTTTTGTTCCTAAAACAACGGGAAGCGATTTAAAAAATGTAATTGCATTTAGAACAAAACATGATGTAGATACTATTATTGATACTATAGATAAAGAAAAAACTGCTGTAGTTGTTGGTGGAGGATTACTTGGTCTTGAAGCTGCATATGGTATAGCAATGCATGGAATTAAAACTATTTTAGTACATAGAAGTGGTTCTATTCTTTCACAACAATTAGACACAACTGGTGGAAAACTTTTACAAAAAAACCTTGAATCATATGGAATAGAGTTTAAACTAAATACTACTATTGAAGAAATTACAGGAAAAAATACAGTTGAAAGTGTAAGTTTTACAGATGGTGAAACAGTAAGTTCAAATATCGTAGTTTTTGCAACAGGGATTATTCCAAATACTACTTTAGCTAAAGAAGCTGGACTTGAGACTAAAAAAGGTATCGCAGTTGATGATTTTATGAAAACAAGTGATGACTCAATTTTTGCAATTGGAGAATGTGTTGAACATAAAGGAAATACATATGGTTTAGTTGCTCCTTTATATGAGCAAGCAAAAGTATTAGCTAAAAAACTTGCAGATAAAGATATAGATGGATACTCTGGTTCTACTTTATCAACTAGGCTTAAAATTTCTGGCGTTGACTTATTTTCAGCTGGAGACTACTTAGGTGATGAGACTACAGAAGAACTTATCTTACTTGATGAAAAAGTTGGAGTTTATAAAAAACTTGTAATCTATGATAATAAAATCATTGGTATTGTACTTTATGGTGATACAGTGGATGCTTCTTGGTATTTAAAACTTTTAAAAGAACATACTGATATAAGCGACTTAAGAACAAAAATACTATTTGGTAAGTCTGCACTTTCAGGAGATGCAGGTCACGGTGGTGATGATGTAAATGCCATGAGTGATGATGAGGAAGTTTGTGGATGTAATGGTGTTTGTAAAGGTGATATTGTAAGTGCTATTAAAGACAAAGATTTAAAAACACTTGGTGATGTAAAATCATGTACAAAAGCTGGAGCATCATGTGGTTCATGTTTAGGTTTAGTTGAACAAATTTTAGTAAACACTTTAGGTGATGAATACAATGATACAGTTGAAGGTATCTGTGATTGTTGTGATGTTGGACACCAAGAAATAAAAGATACTATTAACTCAAATGATTTTAACAATGTATATGAAGTATTTAGAAAACTTGATTGGAAAACAGAAGATGGATGTGTTAAATGTAGACCTGCTATTAACTACTACTTACTTGTTAAATACAATGATGATAAATATCAAAATGACAAAAGATCTGCCCTTGTAAATGATAGAGTATTTGCAAATATACAAAAAGATGGTACATATTCAGTAGTTCCAAGAATTTGGGGTGGATTAACAACAGCTCAAGAGCTTAAAGATATGGCAGATATTGCTGTTAAATATAATGTACCAACTGTAAAGTTTACAGGGGGACAAAGACTTGATATGTTTGGTGTAACAAAAGAACAATTAGAACCTATGTGGAAAGATTTAAATGATGCAGGTTTCGTATCTGGTCAAGCATATGCTAAAGGTCTTAGAACTGTAAAAACTTGTGTAGGAAATACTTATTGTAGATTTGGTACACAAGATTCAATGGGAATGGGTGTACTACTAGAAAAATTAACATGGGGTTCATGGACACCACATAAATATAAAATTGCAGTATCAGGATGTCCAAGAAACTGTGCCGAAGCAACAATTAAAGACTTTGGAGTTATAGGTGTTGATTCAGGATGGGAAATCCATATAGCAGGTAATGGTGGTATCAAAGTTAGAGTTACTGATTTCTTATGTAAAGTAGAAACGGATGAAGAATTATTCGAATATACAAAAGCTTATATGCAATTTTATAGAGAAGATGCGTACTATCTAGAAAGAACAGCTCACTGGATAGAAAGAGTTGGATTAGAGTATATAAAAGAAGTTATGTTTGACGATGAAAAAAGAAAAATGTACGCAGCTTCATTTGATGAATCACAAAAATCAGCACAAGTTGACCCTTGGGCAAAAGCAATTGAGGATGGATATACAAAAGAGTTTAATCCAATTGTAATTGATACAGAAAATTTACCAAACTATGTAGCAAAGGAGACAGTATAA
- a CDS encoding DUF3365 domain-containing protein codes for MSLFLLIGSTIKDSYKVQENLLNESLKNKALAIFNLIVDMRHWNAQYKGVYVRSDKLEPNPYLKPGFIKSKNNEKLIWVNPAFMTRQISDIASKRDGFKLKITSNKLINKNNAPDEEERKILKYFDNNIDVPYYWSMDNNTFRFMGALKTEESCLECHAHQGYKVGDVRGGISVSFDAKKEYKQLEEINKDKEQTIFFLVIAAIGTIITLIVYQRIKRVDEMKISNLNSTLETKVKELDDFNKTLEIKVKKEVEKQREKENLLIQQSKLAALGEMIGNIAHQWRQPISAVSAIMMNIKWTAIAQGADKNFLDERMKEANEQLKYMSQTIDDFRTFFKPNKEKEYFDLKEEVRKAYKILRASLENENINLQIYSNTTIEAYGYANEFSQVVLNIISNAKYVLVERKIENSKIEIHLSKDEQNIYCEIKDNAGGIEEKYIDRIFEPYFTTKEHHGTGIGLYISKEIIHKHMKGMLRVENGKDGASFIISIPRVKKENHADT; via the coding sequence TTGTCACTTTTTTTATTAATTGGAAGTACTATTAAAGACTCATATAAAGTTCAAGAAAATCTTTTAAATGAAAGTCTAAAAAATAAAGCACTTGCTATTTTCAATCTTATAGTTGATATGAGACATTGGAATGCCCAATATAAAGGTGTTTATGTTAGAAGTGATAAATTAGAACCTAATCCATATTTAAAACCTGGTTTTATAAAATCAAAAAACAATGAAAAACTCATCTGGGTAAATCCAGCTTTTATGACTAGACAAATATCTGATATTGCAAGTAAAAGAGATGGCTTTAAACTGAAAATCACAAGTAATAAACTAATTAATAAAAATAATGCTCCAGATGAAGAAGAGAGAAAGATATTAAAATATTTTGATAATAATATTGATGTACCATATTATTGGAGTATGGATAATAATACTTTTAGGTTTATGGGTGCTTTGAAAACTGAGGAAAGTTGTCTTGAATGTCATGCCCATCAAGGGTATAAAGTAGGAGATGTAAGAGGTGGTATCTCTGTATCTTTTGATGCGAAGAAAGAGTATAAACAGCTTGAAGAGATTAATAAAGATAAAGAACAGACTATTTTCTTTTTGGTTATTGCTGCTATTGGTACTATTATTACCTTGATTGTTTATCAGCGTATTAAAAGAGTAGACGAGATGAAAATTTCAAATCTAAATAGTACTTTAGAAACAAAAGTAAAAGAACTTGATGATTTTAATAAAACTTTAGAAATAAAAGTAAAAAAAGAGGTTGAAAAACAAAGAGAAAAAGAGAATCTTTTAATCCAACAATCTAAACTTGCAGCACTTGGAGAAATGATAGGAAATATTGCCCATCAATGGAGACAACCAATAAGCGCAGTAAGTGCAATCATGATGAATATAAAATGGACAGCAATAGCCCAAGGCGCAGATAAAAACTTTTTAGATGAAAGAATGAAAGAGGCAAATGAACAATTAAAATATATGTCTCAAACTATTGATGACTTTAGAACTTTTTTTAAACCAAATAAAGAAAAAGAGTACTTTGATTTAAAAGAAGAAGTACGAAAAGCATATAAGATTTTAAGGGCCTCTCTTGAAAATGAAAATATCAATCTTCAAATATATTCTAATACAACAATAGAAGCTTATGGTTATGCAAATGAATTTTCGCAAGTTGTATTAAATATAATTTCAAATGCAAAATATGTATTAGTTGAAAGAAAAATAGAAAACTCAAAGATAGAAATACATTTATCAAAAGATGAACAAAATATATATTGTGAGATAAAAGATAATGCTGGTGGAATAGAAGAAAAATATATTGATAGAATTTTTGAACCATACTTTACAACAAAAGAACATCACGGTACTGGAATAGGATTATACATATCAAAAGAGATAATACATAAACATATGAAAGGTATGTTAAGAGTAGAAAATGGCAAAGATGGAGCTAGTTTTATAATCTCAATACCAAGAGTAAAAAAGGAAAATCATGCAGATACTTGA
- the cynS gene encoding cyanase: MTKIEMTEEIIISKKELGLSWEDISSKVGLGSVFLTSACLGKNSLTKEQAKKLCKVLKLSKNVEKVLQEYPYKSWDQVIPTDPVVYRFYEVIGVYGDTIKEIIGEKFGDGIMSAIDFSMDIEKEKNPAGDRVVITMNGKFLGYKSW, translated from the coding sequence ATGACAAAAATAGAAATGACAGAAGAAATAATAATTTCAAAAAAAGAACTTGGTTTATCTTGGGAAGACATCTCTTCAAAAGTTGGATTAGGAAGTGTATTTTTAACTTCAGCTTGTTTAGGAAAAAATTCTTTAACAAAAGAGCAAGCTAAAAAGCTTTGTAAAGTTCTAAAACTTAGTAAAAACGTTGAAAAAGTTTTACAAGAGTATCCATATAAATCTTGGGATCAAGTTATTCCTACAGACCCCGTAGTATATAGATTCTATGAAGTTATAGGTGTTTATGGAGATACAATAAAAGAGATTATAGGTGAAAAATTTGGTGATGGAATTATGAGTGCAATTGATTTCTCAATGGATATCGAAAAAGAAAAGAATCCAGCTGGAGATAGAGTTGTAATTACTATGAATGGAAAATTCCTAGGTTATAAATCTTGGTAA
- a CDS encoding formate/nitrite transporter family protein — translation MAYIEPSEFATKMVDAGEQKVFMSTKDTLIRAYMAGAILALAAVFAITVAMKSGSPILGACLFPVGFIMLYFMKFDLLTGVFTLVPLAWIDKRPGVTWKQILRNWGLVALGNFGGAFTVAVMMAFIFTMGFNTDGGAIAAKVATIGESRTVGYSEYGIAGWITVFIRGMLCNWMVSMGVVGAMISTSVSGKWLAMWMPIMLFFFMGFEHSIVNMFLFPFSLIMGGDFTIADYLLWNELPVALGNLVGGLVFVGLMIYYTHVKTDKRRDLGVSSDKYAA, via the coding sequence ATGGCGTATATAGAACCGTCTGAGTTTGCTACCAAAATGGTTGATGCTGGTGAGCAAAAAGTATTCATGTCTACAAAAGATACATTAATTAGAGCATATATGGCAGGTGCAATTTTAGCACTAGCAGCAGTTTTTGCAATTACAGTTGCAATGAAATCAGGGTCACCAATTTTAGGGGCTTGTTTATTCCCTGTTGGTTTTATCATGCTTTATTTTATGAAATTTGACCTTTTAACTGGTGTATTTACTTTAGTTCCATTAGCATGGATTGATAAAAGACCTGGGGTTACATGGAAACAAATTCTAAGAAACTGGGGATTAGTTGCTCTTGGTAACTTTGGTGGTGCATTTACAGTTGCAGTGATGATGGCATTTATCTTTACTATGGGATTCAATACTGATGGTGGAGCAATTGCTGCAAAGGTTGCAACTATAGGTGAGTCTAGAACAGTTGGGTACTCTGAATATGGAATTGCTGGGTGGATTACAGTATTTATTAGAGGTATGTTATGTAACTGGATGGTATCTATGGGTGTAGTTGGAGCTATGATTTCTACTTCTGTTTCAGGAAAGTGGCTTGCAATGTGGATGCCAATTATGCTGTTCTTCTTTATGGGGTTTGAACACTCTATTGTAAATATGTTCCTTTTTCCATTCTCTTTAATCATGGGTGGAGATTTTACAATTGCTGATTACTTATTATGGAATGAACTTCCAGTTGCACTTGGTAACTTGGTAGGTGGTTTAGTGTTTGTTGGTCTAATGATTTACTATACACACGTTAAAACTGATAAAAGAAGAGATTTAGGTGTTTCTTCGGATAAATACGCAGCATAA
- a CDS encoding DUF420 domain-containing protein, with amino-acid sequence MMLSIFNNAPTYMTVFTVYIFFLPFFFLLSIFLAKRKKIKLHFISQTFLLGLTLLFVLYFEIMIRIYGGFLDFANDSFVPYPFLLGFLIFHIILASISLGGWIYLYISSLKAINKKSPNSFNKIKHKKIGISIFIALTVSSITGLFIYIFLFFRY; translated from the coding sequence ATGATGTTATCGATTTTTAATAATGCTCCAACTTATATGACAGTTTTTACAGTTTATATATTTTTTCTGCCTTTTTTCTTTTTACTTAGTATTTTTTTAGCAAAAAGAAAAAAAATAAAACTGCACTTTATCTCTCAAACTTTTCTTCTAGGATTGACTTTACTTTTTGTTTTATACTTTGAGATTATGATTAGAATTTATGGAGGTTTTTTAGATTTTGCAAATGATAGTTTTGTTCCATATCCTTTTTTATTAGGGTTTTTGATTTTCCATATTATTTTAGCCTCTATTTCATTGGGAGGATGGATATATCTTTATATTAGTTCTTTAAAAGCAATAAACAAAAAAAGTCCAAACTCTTTTAATAAAATAAAACATAAAAAAATTGGAATATCTATATTTATCGCTCTGACTGTTAGTTCAATTACAGGATTATTTATATATATCTTTTTGTTTTTTAGATATTAG
- a CDS encoding bifunctional protein-serine/threonine kinase/phosphatase, whose translation MNNKLQITSGQYSTKGVKEVNQDFHGISIPNDHLLKYKGLAIALADGISTSNVSDIASKVSVNSFLEDYYCTSQTWSVKKSAQRVLTATNSWLYSQTRQSQHRYDKDKGYVCTFSSIIIKSTTAHIFHLGDSRIYRLKDNNLQQLTTDHRLWVSKDKSYLSRAMGIDSQLTIDYDSIPVDKDDIFLLMTDGVYEFIKKDFMLDTLKKYKDNYEEAAKIFAEEALKNGSDDNLTIQLVRIDALPNKELKEINQQLDEKPLPPILEARQTFDGYTIIRNLSSSPRSHVYLAVDNETKTSVVIKTPSTELQNDKAYLERFILEDWIAKKINNAYVVKSYVQTRKQNYLYNVTEFIEGQTLSQWIIDNPKPKLEKIRNIIEQIAKGLFAFHRLEMIHQDIRPENILIDNTGSIKIIDFGSTRVEGIQDINSIIEQEHLQGTALYSAPEYFLGFKGSNRSDIFSLAVITYQMISGKFPYGINVAKSHTTSLQKKLKYYSLAYEDESIIPTWVDEALKKALEINPNDRYSELSEFIYDLHHPNQNFLNKTKPALIKRNPVFFWKIVSFILAMCIVFLVLK comes from the coding sequence ATGAATAATAAATTACAAATCACGAGCGGTCAATACTCTACTAAAGGAGTAAAGGAAGTAAATCAAGATTTCCATGGTATTTCTATACCAAATGATCATCTACTAAAATATAAAGGTCTAGCAATAGCCCTAGCAGATGGAATAAGCACCAGCAACGTAAGTGATATAGCAAGTAAAGTTTCTGTAAATTCCTTTTTAGAAGACTACTATTGTACCTCCCAGACTTGGTCTGTTAAAAAATCAGCCCAAAGAGTTTTAACAGCAACCAATTCTTGGTTATATTCACAAACAAGACAAAGCCAACATAGATATGATAAAGACAAAGGATATGTCTGTACTTTTAGTTCTATAATCATAAAATCAACTACTGCACATATTTTTCATCTTGGTGATTCAAGAATATATAGATTAAAAGATAATAACCTTCAACAACTTACAACTGATCATCGACTTTGGGTTTCAAAAGATAAAAGTTATTTAAGTAGAGCTATGGGTATTGATTCACAGCTTACAATTGATTATGATTCAATCCCTGTTGATAAAGATGATATTTTTTTACTTATGACTGATGGTGTTTATGAATTTATTAAAAAAGATTTTATGCTTGATACTTTGAAAAAATACAAAGATAATTACGAAGAGGCTGCCAAAATTTTCGCAGAAGAAGCTTTAAAAAATGGAAGCGATGATAATTTAACTATTCAACTTGTAAGAATCGATGCTCTTCCAAATAAAGAATTAAAAGAGATAAATCAGCAACTTGATGAAAAACCTCTTCCTCCAATACTTGAAGCAAGACAAACTTTTGATGGATATACAATTATAAGAAATTTAAGTTCAAGTCCAAGAAGCCATGTTTATCTTGCAGTCGATAATGAAACAAAAACATCTGTTGTTATAAAAACTCCATCAACAGAATTACAAAATGATAAAGCATACTTAGAACGATTTATATTAGAAGATTGGATTGCAAAAAAAATCAACAATGCCTATGTAGTAAAATCCTATGTTCAAACAAGAAAGCAAAATTATTTATATAATGTCACAGAGTTTATAGAAGGTCAAACCCTAAGCCAATGGATAATAGATAATCCAAAACCTAAGTTAGAGAAAATAAGAAATATTATAGAACAAATAGCAAAAGGACTTTTTGCTTTTCATAGACTTGAAATGATACATCAAGATATAAGACCTGAAAATATTCTAATAGATAACACAGGCTCAATAAAAATCATTGACTTTGGTTCTACAAGAGTTGAAGGAATACAAGATATCAATTCAATAATAGAACAAGAACACCTACAAGGCACTGCTTTATATTCTGCTCCTGAATATTTCCTTGGTTTTAAAGGTTCAAATCGTTCAGATATCTTTTCACTAGCAGTAATTACATATCAAATGATTTCAGGAAAGTTTCCATATGGAATAAATGTAGCAAAATCTCATACAACATCTTTACAGAAAAAACTAAAATATTATAGCTTAGCCTATGAAGATGAATCTATAATTCCTACGTGGGTAGATGAAGCATTAAAAAAAGCATTGGAAATTAACCCAAATGATAGATACTCAGAATTGTCAGAATTTATTTATGATTTACATCATCCAAATCAAAACTTTTTGAACAAAACAAAACCAGCACTGATAAAAAGAAACCCTGTTTTCTTTTGGAAAATAGTTAGCTTTATTTTAGCCATGTGTATAGTTTTCTTAGTTTTAAAATAA
- a CDS encoding nucleoside 2-deoxyribosyltransferase: MKKIYIAGPDVFEMDSIEIGQRYVELCKDYGFIGLYPLDNVIDFNQAKQKIAKDIFEANKNLIDECDLVVANLNSFRGKESDSGTIWECGYASALGKKVYGYLFRETTYLEQFHEDEILAHGDTYCDLNGKMIEDFNHPVNLMIACSVEDIVIGDFEKVLKKISNI, translated from the coding sequence ATGAAAAAAATATATATAGCAGGGCCAGATGTATTTGAAATGGACTCTATAGAAATTGGTCAAAGATATGTAGAACTTTGCAAAGATTATGGCTTTATAGGTCTATATCCACTTGATAATGTTATTGATTTCAACCAAGCAAAACAAAAAATTGCTAAAGATATTTTTGAAGCAAATAAAAATTTGATAGATGAATGCGATCTTGTAGTTGCAAACTTAAACTCTTTTAGAGGAAAAGAGAGTGATAGTGGAACTATTTGGGAGTGTGGTTATGCTTCAGCTCTTGGTAAAAAAGTTTATGGATATCTTTTTAGAGAGACTACATATTTAGAACAATTTCATGAAGATGAAATACTAGCTCATGGAGATACTTATTGTGATCTAAATGGAAAAATGATTGAAGATTTTAATCATCCTGTAAATCTTATGATTGCGTGTTCCGTTGAAGATATTGTTATAGGTGACTTTGAAAAAGTTTTAAAAAAAATATCTAATATCTAA
- a CDS encoding tRNA pseudouridine(13) synthase TruD has product MIKRMFLQKHKAIDFKFYQNVDDFIVEELPIKFAGRGNFIIAKIKKKQLGTWDLIESLGRGLRIYENELGYAGLKDKNATTTQYISIPKKYSKDLKNFRHNKIEILETTLHGSKLNIGDLEGNKFEINLHDVKIEDVGKIEKLLKQISKVGMPNYFGFQRFGFEGEENLEKARKYIYEDLIIKDRKISKMLVSAYQSDFFNKWLVERLKNSTDFFKPLSGDVFREYSKDKFFTPKNLNENILKDFEDKKIVPTGLLPGRQAFRSMHEARTIEQKYDDAYIQEKGYRRDAIVYPKDISVNYNKQTSKCKVKFSLPKGSYATVLIENIMNRNLKA; this is encoded by the coding sequence ATGATAAAAAGAATGTTTTTACAAAAACACAAAGCAATTGATTTTAAGTTTTACCAAAATGTTGATGATTTTATAGTTGAAGAGCTTCCAATAAAATTTGCAGGACGTGGAAATTTTATTATTGCAAAGATTAAAAAAAAACAACTTGGAACTTGGGATTTAATAGAGAGCCTAGGACGTGGACTTAGAATCTATGAAAATGAATTAGGTTATGCAGGATTAAAAGATAAAAATGCAACAACTACACAGTATATCTCTATTCCAAAAAAGTATTCAAAAGATTTAAAAAACTTTAGACATAATAAAATTGAGATTCTAGAAACAACTCTTCATGGTTCAAAATTAAATATTGGTGATCTAGAAGGAAATAAATTTGAAATAAATCTTCATGATGTAAAAATAGAAGATGTTGGAAAGATTGAAAAACTTTTAAAACAAATTTCAAAAGTAGGAATGCCAAACTATTTTGGGTTTCAGAGATTTGGCTTTGAAGGGGAAGAAAATCTTGAGAAAGCTAGAAAATATATCTATGAAGACTTGATTATAAAAGATAGAAAAATATCTAAAATGTTAGTCTCAGCTTACCAAAGTGATTTTTTCAATAAATGGTTAGTAGAAAGATTAAAAAATAGTACAGACTTTTTTAAACCTTTATCTGGCGATGTTTTTAGAGAATATTCAAAAGATAAATTTTTTACACCAAAAAATTTAAATGAAAATATTCTAAAAGATTTTGAAGATAAAAAAATAGTACCAACAGGACTACTTCCAGGTCGTCAAGCCTTTAGAAGTATGCATGAGGCAAGAACTATTGAGCAGAAGTATGATGATGCATATATTCAAGAAAAAGGCTATAGAAGAGACGCTATTGTCTATCCAAAAGATATATCAGTAAACTACAATAAACAAACTAGTAAATGTAAAGTGAAGTTCTCACTTCCTAAAGGCTCTTATGCCACTGTATTAATTGAGAATATTATGAATAGGAATCTAAAAGCTTAG
- a CDS encoding response regulator transcription factor, protein MQILERLKTKTILLVEDEDIIRENIASMLKFFFKEVYTAIDGYDGIDKYEEHLPDIVMTDLKMPVMNGFELIEELRTRSCKAYTIIVSAHTDTELLLDAIHNGVDRYIIKPVTEDELFEAFEAYFKKIDEELPKVIELSSSITINFDKAFVVVNSEEIHINKKETQFLTLLCKDMDKTITYEEIEYQIWGSASMSLAAIRSVVRDLRKKIGQDYILNVSGTGYRLR, encoded by the coding sequence ATGCAGATACTTGAGAGACTAAAAACTAAAACTATCTTACTAGTTGAAGATGAAGATATCATAAGAGAAAATATTGCTTCGATGTTAAAATTCTTTTTTAAAGAAGTATATACTGCAATTGATGGTTATGATGGTATTGATAAATATGAAGAGCATCTTCCTGATATAGTTATGACAGATTTAAAGATGCCAGTTATGAATGGTTTTGAACTTATTGAAGAACTTAGAACTAGATCATGTAAAGCATATACGATAATTGTATCAGCTCATACAGATACAGAACTTTTACTTGATGCAATTCACAATGGCGTAGATAGATATATAATAAAACCAGTAACAGAAGATGAACTTTTTGAAGCTTTTGAAGCATATTTTAAAAAAATAGATGAAGAGTTACCTAAAGTTATTGAGCTTAGTTCAAGTATAACTATTAATTTTGATAAAGCGTTTGTAGTAGTAAATAGTGAAGAAATTCATATAAATAAAAAAGAGACCCAGTTTCTAACTTTGCTTTGTAAAGATATGGATAAAACAATAACTTATGAAGAAATAGAGTATCAAATTTGGGGAAGCGCTTCTATGAGTTTAGCTGCAATTAGAAGTGTTGTAAGAGATCTAAGAAAAAAGATAGGACAAGATTATATTTTAAATGTATCAGGGACTGGTTATAGGTTAAGATAG
- a CDS encoding nucleotide pyrophosphohydrolase, giving the protein MNMQKIEGIIKDFSEQRDWEKFHNPKNLSMALSVEASELLEIFQWLELEQANNLSDDKKEHAKQEIADIAVYLIRMCMKLDINLEDAIIEKMKLNEKKYPLIDENGKRIEYGKKK; this is encoded by the coding sequence ATGAATATGCAAAAAATTGAAGGTATTATTAAAGACTTTTCGGAACAAAGAGATTGGGAAAAATTTCATAACCCAAAAAATTTATCTATGGCTTTAAGTGTTGAGGCATCAGAACTACTTGAAATATTTCAATGGCTCGAACTTGAACAAGCAAATAATCTAAGTGATGATAAAAAAGAACATGCAAAACAAGAGATAGCTGATATTGCAGTATACCTTATACGAATGTGTATGAAACTAGATATAAATCTAGAAGATGCAATAATTGAAAAAATGAAATTAAATGAAAAAAAATATCCTTTAATTGATGAAAATGGAAAGAGAATAGAATATGGTAAAAAGAAATAA